The Deltaproteobacteria bacterium DNA window TCGACCCTCTCCCTTATTGCAAAAACGATGCCTTACTTCCCCTTGGTCGAGAGAGCAAAGTCTCCCCTTTCTTTGAATTTTTCACGGATTTTCTTTATTATACCAAACCATACCACAAGACATGACCCCCTGCCAGGAGCGGGGACATGATCACACGATGAACTCCGCTTTTGTCCGCGAGCAAGGGCAGGTCGAAACCGGCTGACCGGGCAATACCGCCGGTGCCCAACAAGATCCCTGAAGAGGTCTTTCAGCCTGGAAAGGAGGCCTTTCTCAATGCCGCGATTTTTGGCCATAGATGTGGGTGCAGGAACCCTCGATGCTCTCTACGTCGATACCGCGACTGGGGATCAGTTCAAATTCGTCGGCAAATCCCCGACCCGCGTCCTTGCCGAGAGGATAGCGGCCTGCGAGAGAGACAGGATCCTCATCACCGGCCGCCAGATGGGGGGCGGTCCCGTTGCGGAAGCCATAAGAATCAAGGCGGGTGAGGCGAGGGTGATGATGACCAGGTCTGCTGCGGAAACCATCCACCATCACCTCGGCAGGATCAAGAAGTCGGGTGTCCACCTGGTTTCTCAGGGAACGGCCCGGTTGGAGGCCGGGAAGAGGAATGTCGCATGGTTCAAGACCGGAGATGTCCGGCCCGAGCTCATAGGTGCAACGCTCAATTCCATGGGAATCGAGGCGGCTGTGGATTTTCTCGGTGTGGCGGTTCAAGACCACGGAACACCGAAAAAGGGGATTTCCTCCCTTGATTTCCGCCATCAGATCTTCAGGGAGATCATCGAAAGAAGCCCCAGGCCCTCGGCGTTTCTTTTTGAAGCCCGGGAGATTCCCCCCTTCTTGCGGCGGATGCACGCCGCTGCGAAGGACTCGAGCAGGATTCGGGCCAGAAGGACATATCTGATGGATACGGGTATGGCGGCCGTTCTGGGAGCTTCAAAAGACCCCCTGGCCCTGGGAAAGGCGAATGTTATTGTCCTCGATGTGGCCACATCCCATACATTGGGGGCTCTCCTGGTAGAGGAGGAGATCATGGGTTTTTTTGAGTATCACACACGGGATCTCAGCCCGGAGATTCTCAAATCCCTTATAGTCGATCTGGCCGAGGGCAGGCTCTCCCACGAGAGGGTTGTTTCCGGGGGGGGACACGGGGCCTATGTCAGGGGAGGGGTGGGCTTTGACCGGGTGGAGCTCATCGTGGCGACGGGCCCCAAGAGGGGTGTGGTGGACCGGATGGGGTTGGACAGAATGGTTCTCGGCGCGCCTTTTGGGGACAACATGATGACAGGAACGACAGGTCTTATTGCTGCCATGGCCGAAAGAGAAGGGGTCTCACCCGTTATTTCGCGACTCATGCCGAGATGACTCATCTATCCTCTGAGTCTTCCGATAAGTCTTATGGACGGATGCGTCGGCAATCCCTGGTGGACCGGTTTTGCCCCAGGCGGGTTGCCGGGGGACGGGATTGATCGGGTCCAACACGGGCCGGTTGTGATGATGAGAAGAGAACCTGCAACGAGCCTGTTGCTAAATCTCGAATCCGGATACAGCCTGCCGCCTCTCTCGGTTGTCGCCATGAAGCTCGTCGAGATGGCATCCGATGAAATGGCTTCTGTGAGCGATTTGGCCAGGCTGATCGAAAGAGACCCCTCTCTGGCCGTCCGCCTTCTCAGGCTTGCCAACAGCGCATTCTTTTGCCCCGGGCGCCCTGTAGCCACACTGAGACAGGCAATCCTGAGGATAGGCCTGGACAGATTGAGAATAATGGGCCTCTCCCTGTCTCTGAGAGATGCCTTCCCCATGGGAAAGATCGGAGCCATTGACTACGAGGAGTTCTGGCGTTCTTCTCTCTACAGGGCCTTGTTGGCAGAATCCCTGGCCGCTTTTATGGGCGGCTCTGATCCTGAAGAGGCGTTTGTCGCGGGTCTGGTCCTCGAGATAGGGTTCCTGATCTTCTATGACCTTTTCGTGAAGGGGGAATACTCGGGCGACGGCCTCCATATCTATCCTCTGGCTCCGTTGCTCTCCTGGGAACGTCAGGAGTACGGAATCGATCACAGACAGGTCGGTGAGGCAGCCCTCCGGTACTGGAGATTCCCCGGGGGCATTGTTGAATGCCAAGGTTTTCCAGGTCGAGAGACTCTCCATGGAGAGGAGTCGACTCTGGGGTCGATCTGCCACGTGGCAGGGCAGTTCGCGGCCCTTATCTGCCAGAAGGCAGGGGATCTGCCCTCTACGTTTCTACAGGCAGAGTCCTGTCTGGGACTCGACCGGGATACTGTGGGCGGGATACTCGTCACCACCTTCCAGCGGGTTGAAGAGATAGCCCAAAGCCTGAAACTCGAAGTGGACAGGGAGAAGGACATCATCGAACTCATGGAAAAGGCAAACAGGGCATTGAGCAGACTCTCGGAAAGGCTGTCAGCAGGCCAGGGATCCGCCCCAGAGGGAAGGCTGCCCTCCTTTGGCAGCCTGCAAGGGGGAGAGGAGCAGAAGGCCTTGATCGCAGATACGCTCCAGGCCGTGGCTCATGAAATCCGCAATCCTCTCATGGCCGTAGGTGGTTTTGCCAAGAGACTGGCCTCCATCGTGGACCCTGACTCCAAAGGGGGAAAGTACGTGCAGGTCATACTTGAAGAAGCGGAGAGGCTGGAACAGGTACTCGGCCGGATGACCGAGAAAGCCGTTCCAGGTGCCAGAACTCCCAGGCAGACAACCTGACCCGGCAGAGACTGCTCGACCCTCTGGCCCTCTTTCCTCATCGACTGGCCAAATCCATCCTTTTCTGCTATTTTTTCCCCCGGATACGGTGGGTGGCTCCTCTCATGTTCGCCCGAGCCTTGAAAGGGGGTCTTGGTCTTGAACAGGACGATGGAAAGAGGTGATTTTCTCGCCGGCGCCGGATCAAGAAGGGCGGGCCTGTTGGAGCCTTCGGATTTCCTCTTTTTCTTCTACCTCGCGGCAATCGTTTTTCTGCTGGTCCTCTTCGGCGGCAGAGGTCGGGCCACTCTCCTCCATCTCGGTGTGCATCTGGGGCTTCTTGCACTGGCTCTTGTCGTCCTCACCGTCTATCGCCGGCGCCCAGGAAGGGTGAGCCTCTTCTTTCGAGTCTGGTACATCCCGATCCTCTATGTCTTTCTATTTGAAGAGGTTGGCCAGATGATCCACCTCGTTCGACCCGCACTCCTTGACGCCTGGGTGCTTCACTTCGAGGTCCGACTGTTTGGAGGGTATCCAACGGTCTGGCTTCAGAGCCTGTCGGGTCCCTGGTTGACGGAAATCATGTCGCTTTTCTACATGTCCTACTATGGCCTGATCCCGATTCTCGGTTTGAGTCTCTATTTCAGGCGGGACTGGGCCGTGCTGAATGACTTCATCTTGGCCACGAATGCGACTTTCTTCTTCTGCTTTCTCCATTACCTCTTGATGCCCGTGGGTGGGCCGGTATTTTTCATTCAGGCTCTCCCCTTTGAATTGGTTTCCCTCCGGGGAGGTCCCCTGACCTCGTTTGAACAGTGGCTCTTTTTCGGCGGTGCAGTCCGGGGAGGGGCGTTTCCGAGTTCCCATGTGGCCGTGGCCGTGGTAGTATTGTGCACCGCGATCCGGTGCGGGCTGTCCCCCCCGGCTTTCGCGGTCACAGTGACCGGTCTGGCTATCTCTACGGTCTACAATGGTTACCACTACGGGATCGATGTGATCTACGGGGCTGTGATCGGACTCGTCTTTTTCTGTCTCTCCCCGCTTCTCAACGATCTGTGGAACAGGGGCCTGTCGGTCCCTGGAGAACCTCTTGTGCGAGGGACGCATAGCAGAAGGGGAGGGTTATCCCTTGAGGTCGAGGCAGAAGCGGAAAGCCCCACCTCTGGCACAGGAAAAAGGCAGGAGGCGCCCCCTTCAGGAGGATTCGACGAAGTTGTTGCGGAAGATCCGTTTTAGCCGCTGGCGGGTGATGCCTAGGAGGCGGGCCGCCTCGCTCTTGTTTCCCCCGGTCAGGGTCAAGACCCTCCTGACATAGTCTTTGATCATCACCTGAAGTGGCCAAATCTCGCCGGGCCAGTCTCCGGGGGGGTCGAGGGAGGTCCCCTGAGGAAAACGGACCTCGTCTGGCAGATGCTCTGGAATGATCGTATCGCCTTCTCCTAGGATCACGGCTCTCTCAAGGACGTTCTTGAGCTCTCGAATATTCCCCTTCCACTGGTAATTGGTGAGAAGATCCATGGCCTCGGGGGCGACGGTTCTGACTTTCATATTCATTTCACGGCACAGTTGACTTACAAAGGTTTCAACCAGCAAGGGGATATCCTCCCGGCGCTCCCTGAGGGGAAGAAGGTAGATCGGTATTACCATAAGTCTATAGAAGAGATCCTCCCTGAAGTTTCCCCTGTCGACCTCTTCTCGGAGATTCCGATTGGTAGCTGCAATAATCCGTATGTCCACCTTCTGGGTCGTCAACCCTCCCACTCTTTCGAACTCTCTCTCCTGGATCACCCGGAGCAGTTTCACTTGGAGCGTAGGGTCGATCTCTCCGATCTCGTCGAGAAAGACCGTTCCCCCTTGGGCGGTCTCGAATTTCCCTGGTTTCTTGCGGATTGCCCCGGTGAAGGATCCTTTCTCATGGCCGAAGAGATCGCTCTCGAGGAGTTCCGGCGAAAGGGTGGTGCAGTTGACGACGACAAAAGGGGCCGACGCGCGGGGACTGCTGTAATGGATGGCAGAGGCCAAGAGTTCTTTGCCGGTCCCGCTCTCTCCCTGGATCATGATAGTGGAGCACTGGCTGTTGGCAGCCTTTTTCGCCACAGAGAGGATTCTCTGCATCCTCTCACTCCGGGTGATGATTCTGTCAAAACCGTATTTGCTCTTCTGGGTCTCCTGGATCTCTCCGATCTCCCTCCTCATATTGAGAATCCCAAGGGCCTTGGAGATTGTAAACCGGAGCGAATCCACGTCGATCGGCTTTGGGAGATAGTCGTACGCACCTTCGCGTATCGCCTCTATGGCGCCCTGAATGCCGGAATGGGCCGTCATGGTAATGACAAGAGCCTCGGGATGCGTTTTCCGAATGGTCTTGAGGACGTCGATACCGTTTCTGTCAGGCAGCCGAATGTCGAGTAATGTAAGCTCCGGCTGGTACCTGCTGAACAGGTCGAGACCCTCCTCACCTGTCTCGGCGGTCAGCACCTGGTAGTTCTCCTTTTCGAGAACCCTTTTGAGAAGCTCCAGGATTACCCTTTGATCATCGACTACAAGGACT harbors:
- a CDS encoding HDOD domain-containing protein; this encodes MMRREPATSLLLNLESGYSLPPLSVVAMKLVEMASDEMASVSDLARLIERDPSLAVRLLRLANSAFFCPGRPVATLRQAILRIGLDRLRIMGLSLSLRDAFPMGKIGAIDYEEFWRSSLYRALLAESLAAFMGGSDPEEAFVAGLVLEIGFLIFYDLFVKGEYSGDGLHIYPLAPLLSWERQEYGIDHRQVGEAALRYWRFPGGIVECQGFPGRETLHGEESTLGSICHVAGQFAALICQKAGDLPSTFLQAESCLGLDRDTVGGILVTTFQRVEEIAQSLKLEVDREKDIIELMEKANRALSRLSERLSAGQGSAPEGRLPSFGSLQGGEEQKALIADTLQAVAHEIRNPLMAVGGFAKRLASIVDPDSKGGKYVQVILEEAERLEQVLGRMTEKAVPGARTPRQTT
- a CDS encoding phosphatase PAP2 family protein; this translates as MNRTMERGDFLAGAGSRRAGLLEPSDFLFFFYLAAIVFLLVLFGGRGRATLLHLGVHLGLLALALVVLTVYRRRPGRVSLFFRVWYIPILYVFLFEEVGQMIHLVRPALLDAWVLHFEVRLFGGYPTVWLQSLSGPWLTEIMSLFYMSYYGLIPILGLSLYFRRDWAVLNDFILATNATFFFCFLHYLLMPVGGPVFFIQALPFELVSLRGGPLTSFEQWLFFGGAVRGGAFPSSHVAVAVVVLCTAIRCGLSPPAFAVTVTGLAISTVYNGYHYGIDVIYGAVIGLVFFCLSPLLNDLWNRGLSVPGEPLVRGTHSRRGGLSLEVEAEAESPTSGTGKRQEAPPSGGFDEVVAEDPF
- a CDS encoding sigma-54-dependent Fis family transcriptional regulator; translated protein: MNPTVLVVDDQRVILELLKRVLEKENYQVLTAETGEEGLDLFSRYQPELTLLDIRLPDRNGIDVLKTIRKTHPEALVITMTAHSGIQGAIEAIREGAYDYLPKPIDVDSLRFTISKALGILNMRREIGEIQETQKSKYGFDRIITRSERMQRILSVAKKAANSQCSTIMIQGESGTGKELLASAIHYSSPRASAPFVVVNCTTLSPELLESDLFGHEKGSFTGAIRKKPGKFETAQGGTVFLDEIGEIDPTLQVKLLRVIQEREFERVGGLTTQKVDIRIIAATNRNLREEVDRGNFREDLFYRLMVIPIYLLPLRERREDIPLLVETFVSQLCREMNMKVRTVAPEAMDLLTNYQWKGNIRELKNVLERAVILGEGDTIIPEHLPDEVRFPQGTSLDPPGDWPGEIWPLQVMIKDYVRRVLTLTGGNKSEAARLLGITRQRLKRIFRNNFVESS
- a CDS encoding pyruvate formate-lyase activating enzyme; protein product: MPRFLAIDVGAGTLDALYVDTATGDQFKFVGKSPTRVLAERIAACERDRILITGRQMGGGPVAEAIRIKAGEARVMMTRSAAETIHHHLGRIKKSGVHLVSQGTARLEAGKRNVAWFKTGDVRPELIGATLNSMGIEAAVDFLGVAVQDHGTPKKGISSLDFRHQIFREIIERSPRPSAFLFEAREIPPFLRRMHAAAKDSSRIRARRTYLMDTGMAAVLGASKDPLALGKANVIVLDVATSHTLGALLVEEEIMGFFEYHTRDLSPEILKSLIVDLAEGRLSHERVVSGGGHGAYVRGGVGFDRVELIVATGPKRGVVDRMGLDRMVLGAPFGDNMMTGTTGLIAAMAEREGVSPVISRLMPR